Genomic DNA from Desulfurivibrio alkaliphilus AHT 2:
CTGGGCAGGTTGCTTAACAGTTTGGCAAAACGGCGGGTTTGGTGAATTTCCATGGCTCGCCTTAGGGGCTGGTCTGAAATTTTCAGCTTAACGCCACTTTGGGGTAACAACGCTCTGTTTGCGCATATTGCTGGAAAAAATATGGTGTGTCTAGTTGGAAATATCTATGGGGGCAATGATGGGTATCGGGTATGCAGATGCCAATTTTTTAAATTCATCCAGAGCGGCATTTGTTTTTTGGCAGATGATTAACAAACTCCTCTGGCCGAGTGCGCTAGTGAAATAAAAAAAGGGTTAGTCGGGGCAAAATGCCCTGGCTAACCCTTTTTAGTGTTTTTTTAGTGTCAAACAAAGAATTTTAGTCGTCGATGGGCAGGTATTCCACCGGGTAGACGTGGATGGCGCTGGTGGTGCTGGAAACGATGCCAAGACCGGCTCTGCTGGCTACCCCGACGTAAAGCTCGGCCCCGCGCAGGCGGTTGCCTTCTTCGTCCAGGGCTTCCAGGTCGGGACTAAGCTGGATATCGGCGATATAACCCTCAATTTGGTGGGTCTTCCAGATCTCGCGCAGGCCGGCGCCGTCCCAGCGCAAGGCGTGGACTTCGCCGCTGGCATAAGAGCGCAGGAGACCCACCGACCGGGAGATTGAGGGGTGGTTTTGGCTGACAATCACATCGTGGCGGCCGTCCTGGGTGACGTCACGCACGACAATGCGGGATGGTACATAATGGATGGCTTCGTCGATTTCGTGGGGGGCGGGGCCACTGTCCGGCCCTCCCAGTGTGCCCAGGTGCCGGGTGGTGCCGCCGTAGTGGAGGCTGCTGCGCCAGAGTCGGGCGCCGCCGGGGCCCAGCACTTCCAGGCGCTCGCCCTGAGTGATGGCGATGATCTCCTGGCTGCCGTTGCCGGTGATATCGGCATAGGTAAAATCAAAAAGATTCAGTCGCGCCGGCAGGCTCAGGCGACCTTCTTCCACCAGGCGGCCATCGTCGGCGGGGTGCAGCCGGTAGAGGCCGGCTGCCATAAAACGGCCGCCACTGGCCTGCTGGCCCACCAGGGTCAGGCCTTCGCCGGGCAGCTCCATGGCCCGGAGATACCAGGGCAGGTTGTCGTGGGTGCGGATAAACTTTTCGCCGTCCCACTCCAGAATCAGGGAGTTGGGGCGGCTGTGGTCGGCGGCGCTTACATAAATCTCCGCCCGCCCGT
This window encodes:
- a CDS encoding FG-GAP-like repeat-containing protein yields the protein MKRPLLFFLLLLFALLPLAAATAAGQEQQPPRIGLLPLELIAPQEAGYLQEGVRTMLGSRLAAGGRAVLVDRGRLGRELAALEQPPAAGEEFAALGRQLEADYLVGGVLTAVGGGLSLDITVYQVHREGESHSFFASAASEDEVIPRVDELAREIREAFWAADPSPARVAPIPDSEQPSYITPHPQRQLYETTPARPSSSLIRPTAAERLRGDSKSHDISLDLQAMEAADLTGDGEMEFIMAARNRVEIYRRDRDRFVRLATINTLSRYPIHYLSAADLNNNGRAEIYVSAADHSRPNSLILEWDGEKFIRTHDNLPWYLRAMELPGEGLTLVGQQASGGRFMAAGLYRLHPADDGRLVEEGRLSLPARLNLFDFTYADITGNGSQEIIAITQGERLEVLGPGGARLWRSSLHYGGTTRHLGTLGGPDSGPAPHEIDEAIHYVPSRIVVRDVTQDGRHDVIVSQNHPSISRSVGLLRSYASGEVHALRWDGAGLREIWKTHQIEGYIADIQLSPDLEALDEEGNRLRGAELYVGVASRAGLGIVSSTTSAIHVYPVEYLPIDD